One segment of Neobacillus endophyticus DNA contains the following:
- a CDS encoding recombinase family protein, producing MKRSINEMSKVRAAIYIRVSTEEQKNNFSLKAQESVIRDYADNKGMEIYDVYCDDGYSGKDFNRPDVQRMFKDLSEDRFTIILVWKVDRLSRKNTDVLIFIDKHLTPYNKKLVITSIDIDSSTTTGYMFISLLSTFASYERATIIDRVNSGMQKRAEEGLWNGGTVLGYDSVEKFLVVNEVEQKLVEDIFTMRANGLGFKAIVNILNKRGEKTKNKNPFSISSVKFVLKNPLYIGKIRWGEHRELNEKSQKGKSEPLYIDGIHTPIISLDLWEKVQKVNQLQEEAFSNNRNFKGDFFLSGILRCPKCGAGTVMCMTKKRDGEGYHLYYMCQSYHSKGRTACSTNLIKKDVVEQKVLSVISELIQNEEIINKIIQKLDSEKEDTFEPVYKEFEIYQAKLNSLLSKQIKLDSDYFDEKIETQLYNRLSNELQIQIDEFKKKVSKQSREIEKVSAQNNINKEVVVAALHNFNELFNKADSEEKKMLIRALIKEIHMENNRKDIKKITFWFSSESVLPSNEASRTA from the coding sequence ATGAAAAGGAGCATAAATGAAATGAGTAAAGTACGTGCGGCAATCTACATTAGAGTTTCAACGGAGGAACAAAAGAATAACTTTTCCCTAAAAGCACAGGAATCTGTGATAAGAGACTATGCTGATAATAAAGGGATGGAGATATACGATGTATATTGCGATGATGGATATTCCGGAAAGGATTTTAATAGACCGGATGTACAAAGGATGTTTAAGGATTTAAGTGAGGATAGATTTACAATCATCTTAGTATGGAAGGTAGACCGCTTGTCACGGAAAAATACGGATGTATTAATTTTTATTGATAAACATTTAACCCCATATAACAAAAAGCTGGTTATCACGTCTATTGACATTGATTCCAGCACGACAACAGGATATATGTTTATCTCATTACTCAGTACCTTTGCAAGTTATGAACGGGCAACCATCATAGACAGAGTAAATTCTGGCATGCAGAAAAGGGCAGAAGAAGGACTTTGGAACGGTGGAACAGTCCTCGGTTATGATAGTGTAGAGAAATTTTTAGTTGTAAACGAGGTTGAGCAGAAACTTGTCGAGGATATTTTTACCATGCGCGCAAATGGTCTTGGATTCAAAGCAATAGTGAATATTTTAAACAAAAGAGGAGAAAAGACCAAGAATAAGAATCCTTTTAGTATTTCAAGTGTTAAATTTGTTCTCAAAAATCCCTTATACATCGGTAAAATAAGGTGGGGCGAGCATAGGGAATTGAATGAGAAAAGTCAAAAAGGGAAGTCGGAGCCATTATATATTGATGGAATACACACTCCAATTATCAGTTTAGATTTATGGGAAAAGGTTCAAAAGGTTAACCAACTCCAAGAAGAAGCTTTCTCCAACAATCGAAATTTTAAAGGTGATTTTTTCCTATCAGGCATATTAAGATGTCCAAAATGTGGTGCAGGAACAGTTATGTGTATGACTAAAAAACGAGATGGTGAAGGCTACCATCTCTACTATATGTGTCAATCATACCATTCCAAAGGGAGAACAGCATGTAGCACCAACCTAATTAAAAAAGATGTAGTAGAACAAAAGGTGTTAAGTGTGATTTCGGAATTAATACAAAATGAAGAAATCATTAATAAAATTATTCAAAAGTTAGATTCCGAAAAAGAAGATACTTTTGAGCCGGTATATAAAGAATTTGAAATTTATCAGGCAAAGTTAAATTCACTATTAAGTAAACAGATAAAATTGGATAGTGATTACTTTGATGAGAAAATTGAGACCCAACTATATAATCGCTTGTCCAATGAGTTACAAATTCAAATTGATGAATTTAAAAAGAAGGTTTCTAAACAAAGCCGAGAAATTGAAAAAGTATCTGCGCAAAATAATATCAATAAAGAAGTAGTTGTTGCTGCCCTACATAACTTTAATGAATTATTCAATAAAGCAGATAGTGAAGAAAAGAAGATGCTTATTCGAGCATTAATAAAGGAAATACACATGGAGAACAACCGGAAGGATATAAAGAAAATCACCTTCTGGTTTTCTTCCGAAAGTGTTTTACCATCTAATGAAGCGAGCAGAACCGCTTGA
- a CDS encoding recombinase family protein — protein sequence MNKVHAAIYIRVSTEEQKNNLPLKAQESAIRDYAERKGFYVFDAYCNDGGIWGRFKETGCINVY from the coding sequence ATGAATAAGGTACATGCGGCAATCTACATTAGAGTTTCAACGGAGGAACAAAAGAATAACTTGCCCCTAAAGGCTCAGGAATCTGCGATAAGAGACTATGCTGAAAGAAAGGGATTTTATGTATTCGATGCATATTGCAATGATGGGGGAATCTGGGGAAGATTCAAAGAAACCGGATGTATTAATGTTTATTGA
- a CDS encoding DUF3231 family protein, with protein MEHNPKLTSSEVAALWSAYMQNSMSYCIVQHFAKVNEDNSMTDIIQTALTNCNFVIGEVKRIFEKEKHAVPIGFTQEDVNLKVGRIYSDLFTLRYIKHMAAAGTAASATFLAVLARKDVRSVFSKTSEMFMKLFNEACDILLEKGVLVRSPIIPPMDKAEYLQSESFLSGLIGQHRPLTVVEMANISINCETNSIGRTYLGGFSQTANLPEVRKYMERGMEIAAKHETVFRDIFDKEGIPFPTTWDSTISKSSDAAFSDKLMMFQVTSLTAINIAAYGASISTSLRKDLGGHYTRLMAEIIDYATDGIKLMIKNKWLEQPPQNTDREALRKRATF; from the coding sequence ATGGAGCATAATCCAAAGCTTACTTCTTCAGAGGTTGCTGCATTATGGAGTGCATATATGCAAAATTCTATGTCCTACTGTATAGTTCAGCATTTTGCAAAAGTTAACGAAGACAATAGTATGACGGACATTATTCAAACAGCTTTAACAAATTGCAATTTTGTTATAGGTGAAGTTAAACGAATCTTTGAAAAAGAAAAGCATGCTGTACCAATTGGTTTTACACAAGAAGACGTTAACCTTAAAGTTGGTCGTATCTACTCTGACCTTTTTACACTAAGATACATAAAACACATGGCAGCTGCTGGGACAGCAGCTTCAGCTACATTTCTTGCAGTATTGGCTAGAAAAGATGTAAGGAGTGTCTTTTCAAAAACGTCGGAAATGTTTATGAAATTATTCAATGAGGCATGTGACATACTACTGGAAAAGGGTGTATTGGTTCGTTCTCCTATTATACCTCCAATGGATAAAGCGGAATACTTACAAAGTGAATCATTTTTATCTGGGCTAATAGGTCAACATCGTCCTTTAACAGTAGTAGAAATGGCAAACATTTCTATTAATTGCGAGACAAATTCTATTGGCAGAACATATTTGGGCGGCTTTTCACAAACAGCTAATTTACCTGAAGTTAGGAAATACATGGAGAGGGGGATGGAAATAGCAGCAAAACATGAGACTGTTTTTAGAGATATATTCGATAAAGAGGGGATTCCTTTTCCAACTACTTGGGATTCAACTATTTCAAAATCATCTGATGCGGCATTTTCAGATAAGTTAATGATGTTTCAAGTTACAAGTTTAACTGCCATTAACATTGCGGCATATGGAGCATCAATAAGTACAAGTCTTAGAAAAGATTTAGGCGGACATTACACTAGACTAATGGCTGAAATAATCGATTATGCAACTGATGGTATTAAATTAATGATTAAAAACAAGTGGCTGGAACAACCACCACAAAATACAGATAGGGAAGCCTTAAGAAAAAGGGCAACCTTTTAA
- the ppsA gene encoding phosphoenolpyruvate synthase — protein sequence MSSFVLGFQEMDKTQLLLVGGKGANLGELSKIQGMHVPVGFCVTTEGYLKAIEQNKTFHALLEQLTNLKVEDRDQIGEISRKIRQILLEVEIPSDVVKEVAHYLSQFGDEHAYAVRSSATAEDLPNASFAGQQDTYLNIIGIEAILKHISKCWASLFSDRAVIYRIQKGFDHLNVYISVIVQRMVFPKASGIVFTADPITSNRKLLSIDASFGLGEALVSGLVSADCYKVQEDQIVDKVIAAKKLAIYGQKEGGTVTVPLDPEQQKTQTLTDQQILELARIGRQIEAYFGCPQDIEWCLADDTFNILQSRPITTLFPIPEASDQENHVYVSVGHQQMMTAPFKPLGLSFHLLITPAPMRKAGGRLFVDVTPMLASLDSRNMLLNTMGQHDPLMKDALTTVVERGNFIKSLPNDQKAPSPNRNNTDITEKIENNPTIVHELIKRSQTSIEELKQNIKSISGSDLFDFILEDIKELKKILFDPQSTAVFMTAINASHWINEKMMEWLGEQNVADILSQSVSNNVTSEMGLALLDVADVIRPYPEVIDYLQQVKDDNFLEELVKFKGGQEARDAIYDYLNKYGMRCSGEIDMTKTRWSEKPITLVPMILSNIKNFEPNAGKRKFEQGKQEASIKEQELLVRLKQLPDGEQKAKETKRMIDRIRNFIGYREYPKYGMVNRYFVYKQAIMKEAQRLVKTGTVHEKEDIYYLTFDELHEVVRTNQLDYRIISKRKDEYKLYEKLTPPRVITSDGEIIAGEYKRENLPEEAIVGLPVSAGVIEGRARVILNMEDADLEDGDILVTPFTDPSWTPLFVSIKGLVTEVGGLMTHGAVIAREYGLPAVVGVENATKLIKDGQRIRVHGTEGYITIL from the coding sequence ATGAGTTCTTTTGTTCTCGGTTTTCAGGAAATGGATAAAACGCAGCTTTTGCTCGTTGGTGGGAAAGGGGCAAATTTAGGGGAGTTATCAAAAATTCAAGGAATGCATGTTCCAGTAGGATTTTGTGTTACAACAGAAGGATACCTAAAAGCCATTGAACAAAACAAAACTTTTCATGCTTTGTTAGAACAACTAACAAACCTAAAAGTAGAGGATCGAGATCAAATTGGAGAAATCAGCAGGAAGATTCGACAAATCCTTTTAGAAGTAGAAATTCCTTCCGATGTTGTGAAAGAAGTTGCTCATTATCTCTCCCAGTTTGGCGATGAGCATGCTTATGCCGTGCGTTCTAGTGCGACTGCTGAAGATTTACCGAATGCCTCTTTTGCTGGTCAACAAGACACCTATTTAAATATCATCGGAATAGAAGCCATCTTAAAGCATATCAGCAAATGTTGGGCTTCCCTGTTCTCGGATCGTGCTGTGATCTATCGAATTCAAAAGGGATTCGATCATCTTAATGTATATATATCCGTTATCGTTCAAAGGATGGTTTTCCCAAAGGCTTCAGGTATTGTATTTACCGCCGATCCGATTACATCTAATCGAAAGCTGCTTTCCATTGATGCCAGTTTCGGACTTGGAGAAGCTCTGGTTTCTGGCTTGGTCTCCGCCGATTGTTATAAAGTGCAGGAAGATCAAATCGTCGATAAGGTAATTGCAGCAAAAAAATTAGCGATCTATGGACAAAAAGAAGGCGGAACAGTGACCGTGCCGCTCGATCCGGAACAGCAAAAGACTCAAACACTTACTGACCAACAAATTTTAGAACTAGCCCGCATCGGAAGACAGATCGAAGCATATTTTGGCTGCCCGCAAGATATCGAATGGTGTCTGGCGGATGATACATTTAATATACTCCAGAGTCGACCAATCACAACGCTTTTCCCCATCCCTGAAGCAAGTGATCAAGAAAATCATGTCTACGTATCTGTCGGTCATCAACAAATGATGACCGCGCCCTTTAAACCATTGGGCTTGTCTTTTCACCTATTAATAACTCCTGCACCTATGCGTAAGGCTGGCGGAAGGTTGTTTGTGGATGTCACACCCATGTTGGCTTCACTTGACAGCAGAAACATGTTATTAAATACCATGGGACAACATGATCCGCTCATGAAAGACGCACTTACGACTGTTGTAGAGCGAGGAAATTTTATAAAATCGTTACCAAATGATCAAAAAGCACCGAGTCCCAACAGAAACAATACAGATATAACAGAAAAAATCGAAAATAATCCGACCATTGTGCATGAGTTGATTAAGCGCAGTCAAACGTCGATAGAAGAGTTAAAACAAAACATTAAATCGATATCAGGATCAGATCTATTTGATTTTATTTTGGAAGACATCAAAGAGTTAAAGAAGATTTTATTTGACCCACAAAGTACAGCTGTTTTTATGACTGCTATAAATGCTTCACATTGGATCAATGAAAAAATGATGGAGTGGTTAGGTGAACAAAACGTAGCAGACATACTTTCTCAATCTGTTTCAAACAATGTTACTTCGGAAATGGGTCTAGCATTATTGGATGTCGCAGATGTGATTCGCCCATATCCAGAAGTAATTGATTATTTACAACAAGTTAAAGATGATAACTTTTTGGAAGAACTGGTTAAGTTTAAGGGAGGACAGGAAGCACGGGATGCTATCTATGATTATCTCAACAAATATGGAATGCGATGCAGCGGAGAAATCGATATGACGAAAACTCGTTGGAGCGAGAAACCAATTACACTTGTCCCCATGATTCTCAGTAACATCAAAAATTTTGAACCTAATGCCGGCAAGCGGAAATTTGAGCAAGGGAAACAGGAGGCTTCAATAAAAGAACAAGAGTTATTAGTTCGATTGAAGCAATTGCCGGATGGTGAACAAAAGGCCAAAGAGACAAAACGAATGATTGATCGTATTCGTAATTTCATTGGGTATCGTGAATATCCAAAATACGGCATGGTTAATCGCTACTTCGTTTATAAGCAGGCAATAATGAAAGAAGCCCAACGACTCGTAAAAACGGGCACAGTTCATGAAAAAGAAGATATATACTACCTCACTTTTGACGAACTTCACGAAGTCGTACGCACCAATCAACTGGATTACCGGATTATCAGCAAACGAAAAGACGAGTACAAATTATATGAAAAATTAACTCCCCCACGTGTGATCACTTCTGATGGTGAAATCATTGCAGGTGAGTACAAACGAGAAAATCTCCCAGAAGAAGCGATCGTAGGGCTGCCTGTTTCTGCAGGAGTTATAGAGGGAAGAGCACGTGTCATCTTAAATATGGAAGATGCTGATCTAGAAGATGGAGATATATTAGTCACCCCCTTTACTGACCCTAGCTGGACACCATTGTTTGTATCCATAAAAGGCCTAGTCACCGAAGTAGGTGGACTGATGACTCATGGAGCGGTTATTGCACGTGAATATGGCTTACCAGCAGTTGTTGGGGTGGAAAATGCCACTAAACTGATTAAAGATGGACAACGAATTCGCGTACATGGAACGGAAGGGTATATCACCATATTGTAA
- a CDS encoding GNAT family N-acetyltransferase, translating to MEIRIDDLSGMKVAELVREHLQSMADNSPLGSMHALNLQQLKKPEITFWSAWQGNDLLGCGALKELNSQHGEIKSMRTSTSHLRKGVAKRILQHIIDEAKRRGYSRLSLETGSMDTFEPARILYAGFGFQLCKPFSDYKDDPNSVYMTKIL from the coding sequence TTGGAAATTAGAATAGATGATTTAAGTGGCATGAAAGTTGCAGAATTGGTAAGGGAGCATCTTCAAAGTATGGCAGATAATTCTCCACTTGGGAGTATGCATGCCCTAAATCTTCAACAGTTAAAAAAGCCTGAGATTACGTTCTGGAGTGCTTGGCAAGGAAATGACCTGCTTGGATGTGGTGCATTGAAAGAACTTAACAGTCAACATGGAGAGATAAAATCAATGCGAACATCCACATCCCATCTAAGAAAAGGGGTAGCCAAACGAATTCTTCAACATATTATTGATGAAGCAAAGCGGCGTGGTTACTCTCGGCTAAGCTTGGAAACAGGCTCTATGGATACTTTCGAACCAGCCAGAATATTGTATGCAGGATTTGGATTTCAATTGTGTAAACCGTTTTCAGATTACAAGGATGATCCAAATAGTGTTTATATGACAAAAATATTGTAA
- a CDS encoding CBO0543 family protein has product MIYIVALAGWFFAALRWGDWKNWRRYHASILYVYFCDILYYFLTFNYPLWNLEPKGFVSNRAIAIGLELIIFACSVLIYLGRFPKGKLKPIIWIGFWVVLYTSIEGGLFWLGVFKYFHGWTILKSALFNILAFPMIRLHLSKPILTYLLSVPITIVLLFLNHVPVK; this is encoded by the coding sequence ATGATTTATATTGTAGCATTAGCAGGCTGGTTTTTTGCAGCTTTGCGATGGGGGGATTGGAAAAATTGGCGCCGGTATCATGCAAGTATTTTGTATGTGTATTTTTGCGATATCCTTTATTATTTCTTGACCTTTAATTACCCTCTATGGAATTTGGAACCAAAGGGATTTGTATCCAATCGAGCGATCGCAATTGGTTTAGAGCTTATTATATTCGCATGCAGTGTTTTAATTTACCTTGGACGTTTTCCAAAAGGTAAATTAAAACCCATTATTTGGATTGGATTTTGGGTAGTACTATATACTTCAATTGAAGGCGGACTATTTTGGTTAGGTGTATTTAAGTACTTTCATGGCTGGACAATCCTTAAATCTGCTTTGTTCAATATACTTGCTTTCCCTATGATTAGACTTCACTTATCAAAGCCAATACTCACTTATCTTTTGTCCGTCCCAATAACGATCGTATTGTTGTTTTTAAACCACGTTCCTGTGAAGTGA
- a CDS encoding GNAT family N-acetyltransferase, producing MLNIELRRPKQDDTFELWSFFNRVIQDTFHEEGISEMQDQIKNEIESKKQLLQCDFDSNGETHFFWLAIDKTNHKIIGTIEYGPVSDLIINASNGQLKDCVEIGTVFVDVAYQKQGVGTLLWNVMYITLQSKGMKEFCLDSGYSNAQKIWTKKFGKPDYVLEDYWGNGYHHMIWKRRTDEAAIIMKIH from the coding sequence ATGTTAAACATCGAATTAAGAAGACCAAAACAAGATGACACATTTGAGTTGTGGTCATTTTTTAACAGGGTCATTCAAGATACATTTCATGAAGAAGGAATAAGTGAAATGCAGGATCAAATTAAGAATGAAATTGAATCAAAAAAACAATTGCTTCAATGTGACTTTGATAGTAATGGAGAGACTCACTTCTTTTGGTTGGCGATCGATAAAACGAATCATAAAATCATAGGAACAATTGAATATGGTCCTGTTAGTGATTTAATTATAAATGCATCTAATGGTCAATTGAAGGATTGTGTTGAAATTGGTACGGTATTTGTAGATGTAGCGTATCAAAAACAGGGGGTAGGGACCCTATTATGGAATGTCATGTACATTACCCTTCAAAGTAAGGGAATGAAAGAATTTTGTTTAGACAGCGGATATAGCAATGCCCAGAAAATATGGACCAAAAAATTTGGAAAACCAGATTACGTATTAGAAGATTATTGGGGTAATGGATATCACCACATGATTTGGAAAAGAAGGACGGATGAGGCTGCAATCATAATGAAAATTCACTAA
- a CDS encoding cation:proton antiporter, producing the protein MIEVWIILLAIAVAVAFIAEKINQPYPTLLVIAGLTVGMLPIPILDEMKNRVTNDVFFQTAIITIFLSALLGEATLKLPFKELKENNKPIIFLSILGTLLTFLFVSTASFYLLHLSIQESLVFGAVMSATDPISVLTIFKSMKLNKRLSIIVEGESLGNDGVAVVLFKISLVTTALSSAGVMHASLEFLKVVIGGIIVGAVFGFLASRITRHIDQHLIEIGLSIVLFYGSFELAEHFHVSGVISVGVAGLIFGNYGKKIGMSEQTLRHMDAFWEAIAFLANTLIFFMVGLEVMRIGLEGNWGLVLGSIAIVVLSRMAAVFLSLSFDKSVPFTWKTAIAWGGLKGSLSIALIISITPHFQGKDLLLAMTFANVLFSLLVQGTTIKFLVKIFRIYI; encoded by the coding sequence ATGATTGAAGTTTGGATTATTCTTCTTGCAATCGCTGTTGCAGTGGCCTTTATTGCAGAAAAAATAAACCAGCCATATCCAACCCTCCTAGTGATTGCGGGACTTACCGTCGGAATGCTTCCTATTCCGATTTTGGACGAAATGAAAAATCGGGTAACAAATGATGTATTTTTTCAAACGGCCATCATCACTATTTTTTTATCAGCGCTATTGGGTGAAGCAACGTTAAAGCTGCCATTCAAAGAATTAAAAGAGAACAACAAACCCATTATATTTTTGTCTATTCTTGGGACATTGCTTACGTTTTTATTTGTTTCTACTGCTTCATTCTACTTGTTACATTTATCAATACAAGAATCTCTTGTGTTTGGGGCAGTTATGTCAGCTACAGATCCTATTTCCGTCCTAACCATTTTTAAATCCATGAAGTTAAATAAAAGATTATCGATTATAGTGGAAGGTGAAAGTTTAGGTAATGATGGTGTGGCAGTTGTTCTCTTTAAGATAAGTCTTGTAACAACAGCTTTATCGTCTGCAGGTGTCATGCATGCTTCTCTAGAATTTTTAAAAGTTGTTATTGGCGGAATCATCGTAGGGGCTGTATTTGGTTTTTTAGCATCAAGGATTACTCGGCATATAGATCAGCATTTGATTGAAATCGGATTGTCGATCGTTCTTTTTTATGGGTCTTTTGAACTCGCTGAACACTTTCACGTCTCAGGCGTGATTTCTGTAGGCGTTGCAGGGTTAATTTTTGGAAACTATGGGAAGAAAATAGGCATGTCGGAACAGACACTTCGCCACATGGATGCTTTTTGGGAAGCCATTGCGTTTTTGGCAAACACTTTGATATTTTTCATGGTCGGCCTGGAGGTTATGAGGATTGGCCTTGAAGGAAATTGGGGTCTTGTATTAGGGAGTATTGCGATTGTTGTTCTTTCGAGAATGGCAGCCGTATTTTTGAGCCTGTCCTTTGATAAATCGGTCCCATTTACCTGGAAAACGGCGATAGCGTGGGGAGGTTTAAAAGGATCATTGTCTATTGCACTGATCATATCCATTACACCGCATTTCCAGGGGAAAGACTTATTATTAGCAATGACCTTTGCTAACGTTTTATTTTCTTTGTTAGTCCAGGGGACAACCATAAAATTTCTTGTTAAAATTTTTAGGATTTATATTTAG
- a CDS encoding metal ABC transporter substrate-binding protein, which produces MKKMVFPFIIFLLLLSGCSNAVQTSDQTSNGKKKLNIVTTFYPMYYFTQKVAGSTANVDLLIPNGVEPHDWEPTAKDMAMIQDADVFVYNSRYMETWTAKVLDSIDQSKLKVVEAAKGIKLINGDPEDPGKSSASKDPHVWLSPVLAEKEVDQIAQALEQKDPKNKTSYEKNAAAFKTQLTDLDHLYKETLAKAKRKEFVTQHAAFGYLAKQYGLTQIPIAGLSPDVEPSLAKLAELADLTKKKNIKIIYFEGLASSKVAQTLATEIGAKTEVLNPLEGLTKEEQKKGLGYMEVMKQNLEALKQSLYN; this is translated from the coding sequence ATGAAAAAAATGGTATTTCCTTTTATTATTTTTCTGTTGTTACTAAGCGGCTGCTCAAATGCAGTTCAGACCAGTGATCAAACAAGTAATGGAAAAAAGAAGCTGAACATTGTCACAACATTTTATCCTATGTATTATTTCACCCAAAAAGTGGCCGGCAGCACAGCGAATGTTGATTTATTGATTCCAAATGGGGTAGAACCGCATGATTGGGAGCCTACTGCAAAGGATATGGCTATGATTCAAGACGCGGATGTGTTTGTCTACAATAGCCGTTATATGGAGACTTGGACTGCGAAAGTGTTAGATAGTATTGACCAATCGAAATTAAAGGTTGTGGAGGCTGCTAAAGGCATTAAACTTATCAATGGCGACCCTGAGGACCCAGGCAAGTCTTCAGCCTCTAAAGATCCGCATGTATGGCTTTCTCCTGTTTTAGCTGAGAAAGAAGTTGATCAAATTGCACAAGCTTTAGAACAAAAAGACCCTAAAAATAAAACATCATATGAAAAAAATGCAGCGGCATTTAAAACACAGCTTACCGATTTGGATCATTTATACAAAGAGACATTAGCGAAGGCAAAGAGAAAAGAATTTGTAACACAACATGCTGCATTTGGATATTTGGCAAAACAATACGGTTTAACACAAATTCCAATAGCAGGATTATCCCCAGATGTTGAGCCAAGCCTTGCAAAATTGGCAGAATTAGCCGATTTGACCAAAAAGAAAAACATTAAAATTATTTATTTTGAAGGACTAGCTTCATCAAAAGTGGCGCAAACATTGGCAACTGAAATTGGTGCGAAAACTGAAGTTTTAAATCCTCTCGAAGGATTAACGAAAGAAGAGCAAAAAAAGGGACTAGGCTATATGGAAGTGATGAAACAAAATCTTGAGGCATTAAAACAGTCTTTATATAACTAA
- a CDS encoding cell wall hydrolase yields MSAFTFNSKSEAATTYHKVSYGESYWKIAKGFGVPLNSLEAANHSLPLYAGQNIAIPNSPVSPADKGLMARLVHAEANGESYAGKVAVASVILNRVKSPDFPNTVHGVIYQISNGHYAFTPVQNGQINQAADADSLKAVNEAIALMGTGKGSLFFYNPATSQSSWMLSRQVTARIGNHVFAK; encoded by the coding sequence ATGTCAGCTTTTACATTTAATAGTAAGTCTGAAGCAGCGACAACTTACCATAAAGTTTCATATGGTGAATCCTATTGGAAGATTGCTAAAGGCTTCGGAGTACCATTAAATAGTTTGGAAGCAGCCAATCATTCGCTGCCGCTTTATGCAGGACAAAATATTGCCATTCCAAATTCACCAGTTTCTCCTGCAGATAAAGGGTTAATGGCACGCCTAGTTCACGCTGAAGCAAACGGAGAATCATACGCGGGAAAAGTGGCAGTTGCATCAGTTATTTTAAACCGAGTAAAAAGCCCTGATTTTCCAAATACTGTTCATGGTGTAATTTATCAAATCTCAAATGGACATTACGCTTTTACACCTGTTCAAAATGGACAAATAAATCAGGCTGCAGATGCCGATTCCCTTAAAGCAGTAAACGAAGCAATTGCCCTTATGGGAACAGGAAAAGGCTCATTATTTTTCTACAACCCTGCCACGTCACAAAGTTCTTGGATGTTATCACGTCAAGTAACGGCCAGAATTGGAAATCATGTGTTTGCAAAATAA